GCTGCATTGTGGTTTATTCGCAAGCGGCAGACAGCTGTTTCGCCGTCTACTCCAGTAGTGAGTCACACTGAGCAGCCTTCTGCAGCCGTCAGTGATGAGAGTGATGCAGCAGTAGCGCCAATTGAGAGTGAGCAGGTTCAATCGACAGCGGCGGAACTCGCCGTTGAAGAAAAGCCTTTGAGTACGGATGAAGCGTTAGATTTACTACTGGCTGATATCCACACGGAGGCTCCTCCTGCATCAGTAACACCTGTGGATGAGCCTGCCAGCCCTGAAATTGAAGAGCTTTTGATTGATTCCGATACATTGTTGGATAGCGACTTATCACTGACGGAGGCCTCATCGCCTGAGATCGACGCAGAAGAATTATCCATTGATAAAGCGTTTGTTTTTGAACCAGAGTTGTTTTTGGACACAGAAGCACAGTCTTCGGTCACAACAACAACGGTTCGAGAAATTCCTGAGCCATTGCGCGACGAGTCTTCTGAAGAAGTGGCGGCTGAGGATTCAAATCCTGTTTCCGACGATGTGCTTCAGGATGCAACAGACAGAGACTTTGTCGTCACGAAGTTAGAGCTGGCGAAGCAATACTTGGAAATGAGTGACGCAGAAAGCGCGAGAGATTTGTTGCAGGAAGTCTTGGACGAAGGTGACGCAGAACTTAAGCAAGTAGCAACGGATTTGTTGCGTAAAATTTCTTAAAGGATGACTGCCACCAATCTGCGCGCTCTGGCAGATTGGTGGGCATGAATGGACTCGAACCATCGACCCCCACCATGTCAAGGTGGTGCTCTAACCAACTGAGCTACATGCCCTTGCAAAACCTGTCTCGCTGCGCAGACAGGGGGCGGCAATGTACCAGCGCCCATTGATCTTGTAAACCCAAATAATAGCTTCATAAATGCGCATCACAGCGCACAAAACACTGAAGTCTATAGGCATATTTGGCTATGATATTGCATGCGATTATTACGCGAGAGCGACCATGCAAGAAAACATTACCCATCAGCAAGCGGAAAGCGTACGTTGTCATCACAATAAACTGACCAATTGTGGAGATTGCCGGTTAAATACGCTGTGTTTGCCAATCGCATTGAATGCGACAGAAATTGATCAGTTGGATGAAATTGTGAAGCGTGGTCGTCCACTGGCGAAAGGTGAGCATCTCTTTCATCAGTCAGAACCGTTCAGTGCTGTGTATGCTGTGCGCTCCGGCAGTTTTAAAGCTTACGCTTCATCGGATGATGGCACCGAACAAGTCACCGGTTTTTATTTGCCGGGTGAAATTATGGGCTTGGATGGTATCAGTAATCTTTCACATTGCAGTTCAGCCGTTGCTTTAGAAACTTCAACCGTTTGTGAAATTCCTTTTTCGCGTTTAGAAGAACTAAGCGTAAAACTGCCCGCTTTGCAGCGCCGCTTTTTCCAAATGATGGGCAAGGAAATTGCACGCGATCAACAGATGTTCACGCTGTTGGGGAAAAACTCTGCCGAGGAGCGCATCGCTTCACTGTTGTTGAGTATTTCCACGCGTCATCACCATCGCAATTTGTCAGCTAGCCGTTTTCGTTTGAGTATGTCTCGCGCGGAAATGGGTAACTACATGGGGTTGACTGTGGAAACGGTGAGTCGCGTGATCAGTCGTCTACAAAAGCAGGGTGTAATCAAAGTGGATAACCGAGAAATCGAAATTTTGGATATGGATGCACTGAAAGTGACTGCCAACGCAACTTGATTACACGATTAATGAAATTTTCATTTCTCATTTCTTTCTGTGTGGCCATTGCTTGTTTGTTTTCACAAAGCAGTGTGGCTGATGATGCAGGTTTGCAAGCGTGGATTCGCCATTTTCGTGCAGAAGCTGTGCAACAAGGCGTTCGTGCCGATGTTTATGACCGCGCTTTTCGCGATGTAAAAACGCTAGATGCAGCGGTGTTAGAAAAAGCGCGTTACCAACCGGAGTTTCGCGCAGAAGCGTGGGAGTACATGGATAGCCGTGTGCAAGAGCGCTCCATACAAACCGGCCGCGCAATGTTGCAGCAATATGCAAAAACACTGCAAACAATAGAGCGCAATAGTGGCGTGGATCGTTATGTTTTATTAGCAATTTGGTCGATGGAATCCAGCTATGGCGCGGCATTGCAAAAAACAGATAGCCTACATTACATCCCACAAGCTTTAGCAACTTTGGCTTATGCTGATGAAAAACGCGCTAAATATGCACGATCACAATTGGTTGCCGCGCTGAAAATTTTGCAGCGCGGAGATGTGCCGCAGAGTGAGTTGTTAGGTTCGTGGGCTGGTGCGATGGGGCATACGCAATTTATTCCCACCAGTTATCTCGCTTATGCTGTGGACGCAGACGGCGATGGCAAAAGCGATATTTGGCATTCCATACCGGATGCACTGGCAACGGCTGCGCAGTTGTTAAAGAAAAACGGTTGGCAGTCGGGCGCGCGTTGGGGGTATGAAATTTCGCGAATGAGCGATGCAGGTGGCAATAAAGTGTTGGCATTACAGGGAGATAATGGACCTGTGTTTGTTGTGCAAAAAAACTTTGCAGTGGTAAAACGCTACAACAATGCCGATAAATATGCGCTGGCGGTTTTGTTGTTGGCCGATCGCATTGCTGGTAAACCTGCGCCGCAGCGTGATTGGGTGCGTCCTTACACGCCGCTGACCATGACAGAAAAGGAGGAGCTGCAACGCTTGCTGCTGCAAAAAGGTTTTTACAGTGGCGCGGTGGATGGTTTGATTGGCGATGAATCGCGTCGTGCGATTGTGCGTTATCAAACCAGTCGCAACCAGCCGCAGACTGGGTATCCCTCCAAAGAAATCTTGCTTACTTTGCGAGCGAATTAAGCGATTCAATAATCGGGCAATTTTTTTCCAAACTGGTGTTGGCGCAACAACTGACTAAGTGTTGCAGCGTCGTTTGTATGCGCGATAAATCGTCTAACTTTTTTTGTATTTGCTCGATTTTATGGCTGGCGATATTGCGAATGGTTGGGCGATCCGTATGTTCATCTAGCGTCAATAATTCACCGATTTCTTCCAAAGAAAATCCCAATTCTTGTGCGCGTTTGATAAAGCGAATGCGCTCAATCATAGCGATAGGATACTGACGATAGCTGCCGTTGCTGGCGGGCACGGGCAGCAGCCCGCGCTGCTGGTAATAGCGCACGGTCTCGACGCCGACACCGGCTTGTTTCGCCAAGCGACCAATGGTGAGCGAAGCTTGAGTGGGTGTATTCATAGGAATGCTTGACTCTGGGGTTGAGTACGGAGTTTATGCTTGGCATCGTGAAAGAACCACCACTGAGTTAGAACGAGAGACGGAGCGCGCCATGAACGAGCCATCGACACACAGTTGCTGTCAGCAAAAAAAATCTTGTCATGCAGAGCCTGAAATTTTGAAAGATCCGGTCTGTGGCATGACGGTGCAGAAAGATTCCCCGCTGCATCACGAACACCAAGGCAAAACCTATTACTTTTGCGGCAATCACTGTCTGAAGAAATTTGCGGCAGATCCGCAGGCGTACTTGGGTGATGAGCCGCCAGCGCCGGTGGAAATTCCAGGCGCGCAATACACCTGCCCCATGCATCCTGAAATCGTGCAGGAGGGTTTCGGTACCTGTCCGAAATGCGGCATGGCGCTGGAGCCGATGATGCCGACGGCTGAAGAAGAGAAGAGCCCTGAGCTGATCGATTTCCGCCGCCGCTTCTGGTTCACGCTACCGCTGACGCTCATCGTCACCACGCTGGCGATGTCAGGACACGCAGTCAGCTGGTTTGCAGCAGGCGTGCAGCCTTGGGTGGAGTTGGTCTTGTCCGCGCCCGTTGTGTTGTGGGCAGGGCGCCCTTTCTTTGAGCGAGCGGTGGATTCTCTGCGCCAAGCCAGCCCGAATATGTGGACGCTGATTGCCATCGGCACGGGAGCAGCATTTCTGTACAGCGTGGTGGCCACTATCGCGCCGCAGCTTTTTCCCGACAGCTTTCATCAGCACGGGCAAGTGGGTGTTTATTTCGAGGCGGCGGTGGTCATCATCTCGCTCACGCTGCTGGGGCAGATTCTCGAGCTGAAGGCGCGCTCCGCTACCTCGGCGGCGATTCGTGCGCTGCTCGGTTTGGCACCCAAAACCGCTAGGCGCATCCAAGCCGATGGCAGTGAGCAGGATGTACCTTTGAATGAAGTGCAGCTAGGTGATCGCCTGCGTGTGCGTCCTGGCGAGAAAGTGCCGGTCGATGGCGTGGTGCTAGAGGGCAACAGCGCGGTGGATGAATCCATGTTGACTGGCGAGCCTCTGCCGGTGAGCAAGCAAGTGGGCGATCACCTGATCGGCGCGACGCTGAATACTAGTGGCGCATTGGTGATGCGCGCTGAAAAAGTGGGTGCGCAGACCATGCTCGCGCAAATCGTGCAGTTGGTCGCGCAGGCGCAGCGCTCTAAAGCGCCGCTGCAACGCATGGCGGATGTGGTCGCTGGTTATTTTGTGGTGGCTGTCGTTAGCGTTGCGCTGCTGTCGTTTTTTGCTTGGGGCTTGCTCGTGCCTGAGCAGGGCTGGCTGTACGGTTTTATCAACGCCGTGGCCGTACTCATCATCGCTTGTCCTTGTGCGCTGGGGCTGGCGACGCCGATGTCGATCATGGTGGCAACGGGCCGCGCCGCTTCGCGCGGTATTTTGTTCAAAGATGCGGCGGCGATAGAGCATTTGCGCAGCGTCGATACTTTGATCGTCGATAAAACCGGCACGCTGACAGCAGGTAAACCGACTTTCGATACCGTGATGCCAGCAGAAGGCTACAGTGATACAGCAGTGTTGCAGTTGGCAGCGAGTTTGGATCAAGGCAGTGAGCATCCCTTGGCGGAAGCGTTGGTAGCGGCCGCAAAAGCACGGGGCTTGAAGCTGCACACAGCGAAGCAATTTCTGTCTGGCACTGGTTTGGGCGTCACGGGCGTTGTTGCAGGGCAATCGCTGATATTAGGCAGCGTGGTGTTGATGGAAAAACACGGCGTAGCGATTTCGCAAAGTTTGCACACGGCAGCGGAAACGCTGCGCGCGCGCGGCGCGAGTGTGATGTTTCTCGCGGTGGATGGCGCGTTGGCGGGGCTGCTCGCCGTTTCTGATCCCATCAAAGACACCACGCCAGAAGCATTGCGCGCCTTGCGTACCGCTGGTATTCGCGTGGTGATGGCGACGGGTGACAGCAGCACCACCGCCAAATTTGTGGCACAAACTTTGGGCATCGAAGAAGTACACGGCGAAGTATCACCCGCCGATAAATTGGCCTTGGTCGAACGCTTACAAAAAGCCGGTGCCGTAGTGGCGATGGCGGGCGACGGTATCAACGATGCGCCCGCTTTAGCGCAAGCAGATATCGGCATTGCGATGGGAACAGGCACGGATGTAGCAATGCACAGCGCTGCGGTGACACTGGTAAAAGGCGATCTGCGCGGCATTGCGCAGGCGCGAGAGTTGTCTGCGGCTACCGTGCGCAATATGAAACAAAATTTGTGGTTTGCGCTGTTTTACAACGCGCTCGGTGTGCCGCTTGCCGCCGGTGTGTTGTTTCCGCTCACGGGCTGGTTGTTGTCGCCGATGTTTGCCGCGTTTGCCATGAGTTTGAGTTCGGTATCGGTTATTTCAAATGCGTTGAGATTGCGTCGTGAATAAAAAAACTCTGCGCTTCATTGCGAGCACATTTTCTCTATTGTTGTGTTTTTCTGCTCAAGCAGGCGAGTATCAACTCGATATTCGCAAAGAGCTCGTCAATGTCACGGGTGAGCCGCTGCAGCGATTAACGGTAAATCACACACTGCCTGCACCTGCACTGCATTGGCAAGAAGGCGAAGAAGTCGTGGTGCATGTCACCAATCACATGGATGAGCCGAGCTCTATTCACTGGCATGGTTTGTTAGTACCGCCGTACATGGATGGCGTGAAAGGTTTTGGCGGCTACCCTGGCATCGCGCCAGGAAAAACTTTTACTTATCGCTTCACCGTCAAACAAAACGGTACTTATTGGTATCACGCGCACACCAAAGGGCAGGAGCAGGATGGTTTGTACGGTGCGTTGATTATCCATCCCAAAGAAAAAGAACCTGTCGCAGCAGACCGAGAACTCGTCGTGATGTTTTCTGATTTCAGTCGAGAAACTTCAGATAATATTTTTTCTAATTTGAAAAAAGAATCCGATTACTACAACAAAGCGCGCCGAACAGTAGGTGATTTTGTTGCTGATGTGAAAGAGAAAGGTTTTAAGTTGGCGAGTCAATCCGCGCATGATTGGAACATGATGCGTATGGCGCAGAGTGATTTATCCGATGTCAGCGGCTACGAGTTTTTAGTCAACGGAAAAACAGCGCAGAAAAATTGGACCGGCGTTTTTAAAGCAGGTGAAAAAGTGCGCTTGCGTATGATTAACGCCTCGGCGATGTCTTTTTACGATGTGCGCATTCTGGATACAGAAAACAAACGCTTAAAAATGACCGTGGTGCAGGCAGATGGTCGCAATGTAGAGCCAGTGCCGGTGGATGAGTTTCGCTTTGGTGTGGCAGAAACTTACGATGTGATCGTGCAGCCCACAGAAAACAAAGCCTACACCATCGTGGCGGAGTCAGTAGATCGCAGTGGTTTTGCGCTAGGAACTTTGGCGCCACGAGAAGGCATGAAAGGTGTGCAGCCAACACATCGCCCGCGTGCATTGTTGACAATGGCGGATATGGGTATGAAGCACGACATGAGCAAGATGGATCACAGCAAAATGTCAAAAATAGAAATGCAGGAAATGTTTAAGCAGATGCGCAGCGGTTGGGCGCAAACGGGTGCGCCGAAAGGTGACAAAGTATTGTCTTATGCTGATTTGCGTTACCTCGGCACGCAACACGATGAACGCGAGCGGAGCCGTGAAATTACCGTGGCGCTAGGCGGCAATATGGAGCGTTATATTTGGACGATTAACGGCAAAAAAATGGAAGATGCACCGCCCATTAATTTGCAATACGGCGAGCGTGCAAAACTAACTTTTGTCAATGAAACCATGATGGCGCATCCCATGCATTTGCACGGTATGTTTGTGCAATTAGATAATGGTCAGCCGGCGGGAAAAATGCCAGATAAAACAGTCGTCACTGTTGCACCTGGAAAATCGTATTCCGTTTTAGTGACAGCAGATGCGCCAGGGGAGTGGGCGTTTCATTGTCATCTGTTGTATCACATGCGTGCAGGCATGATGGGAAAAGTGGTGGTGGCAAAGTTGGATGCTGATAAAAAATCGCAGCCATCATTGAAGCCAGTTTCTATGCCATCCACGGAGCATCATCATGCATCACATTAAAAAAATATTGAGTGCGATGTTGTTGGGTATGGCAACAACAACAGCAGTGGCGCACGAACATGAAAACTTTTTTTACGCAACGCATTTAGATGTTGATGCCGGCGTAAACGACAGCGACGACGCTGTACTTAACTGGGATTTAGATGCTTGGTTAGGTAGTGACGAACACAAGTTGCGACTCAGAAGTGAAGGAGAGATGGCGGATAAGCACATCGAGCGCAGTGAAAACTGGCTGTTGTATAGCTATAACCTCGACACTTTTTGGGATGTGCAAACCGGTGTGCGTTATGACAGTAAACCGGAATCCGCCACTTATTTTGCGGCAGGTTTTTCTGGACTTGCGCCGTACTATGTCAACACCGATGTGTTTTTATTGTTGGGTGAGGGCGGCAATGTGGGCCTGAACGCACAAGTGAATAAAGATTTTTTATTCACGCAGCGATTGGTATTGCAGCCTTATGCCGAGCTGAATGCCTCATCACAAGAAAGGGATGATCTGCGTTTGGGTTCAGGGATTAATGATGTGACGCTAGGCTTGCAACTGCGCTATGAAATCACGCGCAAA
This is a stretch of genomic DNA from Pseudomonadales bacterium. It encodes these proteins:
- the fnr gene encoding fumarate/nitrate reduction transcriptional regulator Fnr, whose amino-acid sequence is MQENITHQQAESVRCHHNKLTNCGDCRLNTLCLPIALNATEIDQLDEIVKRGRPLAKGEHLFHQSEPFSAVYAVRSGSFKAYASSDDGTEQVTGFYLPGEIMGLDGISNLSHCSSAVALETSTVCEIPFSRLEELSVKLPALQRRFFQMMGKEIARDQQMFTLLGKNSAEERIASLLLSISTRHHHRNLSASRFRLSMSRAEMGNYMGLTVETVSRVISRLQKQGVIKVDNREIEILDMDALKVTANAT
- a CDS encoding lytic murein transglycosylase, translated to MKFSFLISFCVAIACLFSQSSVADDAGLQAWIRHFRAEAVQQGVRADVYDRAFRDVKTLDAAVLEKARYQPEFRAEAWEYMDSRVQERSIQTGRAMLQQYAKTLQTIERNSGVDRYVLLAIWSMESSYGAALQKTDSLHYIPQALATLAYADEKRAKYARSQLVAALKILQRGDVPQSELLGSWAGAMGHTQFIPTSYLAYAVDADGDGKSDIWHSIPDALATAAQLLKKNGWQSGARWGYEISRMSDAGGNKVLALQGDNGPVFVVQKNFAVVKRYNNADKYALAVLLLADRIAGKPAPQRDWVRPYTPLTMTEKEELQRLLLQKGFYSGAVDGLIGDESRRAIVRYQTSRNQPQTGYPSKEILLTLRAN
- a CDS encoding MerR family transcriptional regulator, which produces MNTPTQASLTIGRLAKQAGVGVETVRYYQQRGLLPVPASNGSYRQYPIAMIERIRFIKRAQELGFSLEEIGELLTLDEHTDRPTIRNIASHKIEQIQKKLDDLSRIQTTLQHLVSCCANTSLEKNCPIIESLNSLAK
- a CDS encoding heavy metal translocating P-type ATPase, with the protein product MNEPSTHSCCQQKKSCHAEPEILKDPVCGMTVQKDSPLHHEHQGKTYYFCGNHCLKKFAADPQAYLGDEPPAPVEIPGAQYTCPMHPEIVQEGFGTCPKCGMALEPMMPTAEEEKSPELIDFRRRFWFTLPLTLIVTTLAMSGHAVSWFAAGVQPWVELVLSAPVVLWAGRPFFERAVDSLRQASPNMWTLIAIGTGAAFLYSVVATIAPQLFPDSFHQHGQVGVYFEAAVVIISLTLLGQILELKARSATSAAIRALLGLAPKTARRIQADGSEQDVPLNEVQLGDRLRVRPGEKVPVDGVVLEGNSAVDESMLTGEPLPVSKQVGDHLIGATLNTSGALVMRAEKVGAQTMLAQIVQLVAQAQRSKAPLQRMADVVAGYFVVAVVSVALLSFFAWGLLVPEQGWLYGFINAVAVLIIACPCALGLATPMSIMVATGRAASRGILFKDAAAIEHLRSVDTLIVDKTGTLTAGKPTFDTVMPAEGYSDTAVLQLAASLDQGSEHPLAEALVAAAKARGLKLHTAKQFLSGTGLGVTGVVAGQSLILGSVVLMEKHGVAISQSLHTAAETLRARGASVMFLAVDGALAGLLAVSDPIKDTTPEALRALRTAGIRVVMATGDSSTTAKFVAQTLGIEEVHGEVSPADKLALVERLQKAGAVVAMAGDGINDAPALAQADIGIAMGTGTDVAMHSAAVTLVKGDLRGIAQARELSAATVRNMKQNLWFALFYNALGVPLAAGVLFPLTGWLLSPMFAAFAMSLSSVSVISNALRLRRE
- a CDS encoding multicopper oxidase domain-containing protein, coding for MNKKTLRFIASTFSLLLCFSAQAGEYQLDIRKELVNVTGEPLQRLTVNHTLPAPALHWQEGEEVVVHVTNHMDEPSSIHWHGLLVPPYMDGVKGFGGYPGIAPGKTFTYRFTVKQNGTYWYHAHTKGQEQDGLYGALIIHPKEKEPVAADRELVVMFSDFSRETSDNIFSNLKKESDYYNKARRTVGDFVADVKEKGFKLASQSAHDWNMMRMAQSDLSDVSGYEFLVNGKTAQKNWTGVFKAGEKVRLRMINASAMSFYDVRILDTENKRLKMTVVQADGRNVEPVPVDEFRFGVAETYDVIVQPTENKAYTIVAESVDRSGFALGTLAPREGMKGVQPTHRPRALLTMADMGMKHDMSKMDHSKMSKIEMQEMFKQMRSGWAQTGAPKGDKVLSYADLRYLGTQHDERERSREITVALGGNMERYIWTINGKKMEDAPPINLQYGERAKLTFVNETMMAHPMHLHGMFVQLDNGQPAGKMPDKTVVTVAPGKSYSVLVTADAPGEWAFHCHLLYHMRAGMMGKVVVAKLDADKKSQPSLKPVSMPSTEHHHASH
- a CDS encoding copper resistance protein B, translated to MHHIKKILSAMLLGMATTTAVAHEHENFFYATHLDVDAGVNDSDDAVLNWDLDAWLGSDEHKLRLRSEGEMADKHIERSENWLLYSYNLDTFWDVQTGVRYDSKPESATYFAAGFSGLAPYYVNTDVFLLLGEGGNVGLNAQVNKDFLFTQRLVLQPYAELNASSQERDDLRLGSGINDVTLGLQLRYEITRKIAPYIRLETRHLLGDTADMADEDGDDRRENTLTAGVRLLF